The genome window TAAAAAAGTGGTCGTGGTGGGAGCTGGTGGAGCGGCCCGGGCATTGGCTTTCCAATTAATTCTTTCAGGAATTGAAAGCATTACTATAATCAATAGAACTCCTGAAAAAGCTTTAAAATTAAAAAATGAAATCACATCTAAAATTGAATCTAATGTGTCTTATGGTAATTTAGAAATTTTAGAAAAAGAAATTTCAAAGGCAGATATATTAATTAACACCACACCCGTGGGTATGTATCCACATATCGACGATACACCTCTGGCCAATGCAAGTATGATGCATTCTGATCTGGTGGTTAATGACCTGGTTTACAATCCTATGGATACTGTTCTATTAAAGGAAGCTGAAAAGGCAGGAGCTGAGACAGTTTCTGGATTAAATATGTTACTCTATCAAGGGGCCGAAGCCTTTAAAATATGGACTGGAATAGATGCACCATTAGATATAATGGAAAAAACTCTACTAAATCTATTAAATTATAAATTAGCAAAAATAAATTTATAAATTAAATAATTAAAATTAATAAAACATTATAATAATTATAAAATAATTATAAATCAATTACTTTTTGATTTTTTAGATATACTATCAATCGCTTTTTTAAGTGCAATCTCAAATCCATGAGATTCACCATTTGAATTTTCCAGTGCTTCTTTAAGATAAGGAAGTGCTTCTTCATCACCTATTGTTCCCAGGGCATTGGCAGCATTTACCCGGACAAAATAACTATCATCCTGTAATGAATTAACCAGCGCTTTTACGGCCACATTATCTCCAATTTTACCCAGAGAAGTCACGGTACATGCCCTTAATAAATAATCTTCCTCTCCTAAAATTTCAGTTAATGGTATAACTGCTTTCGTATCTCCTAAACTGCCCAGGGCATCTACCACTTCACATTTAACATTCAAAGTACCGTCTTTCAAGGCTTCAATTATAGGTTCAACTGCTCGTTTATCTCCAAGTGCACCCAGGGCTAGGGCTGCGGTTTCTCTAACATGCCAGTAACTATCTTTCAACAGTCCAATAATTGGATCAAGTGCTTTTTTATCCCCAATTCGGCCTAGGGAAAGAGCAGACGCCTTACGAATAGGCCAGTAATCATCATTTAAACAGGCAATTAAGGAATCAACAGATTCTTCTGATTTAATATCTCCCAGAATATATGCTGCCTTTTCCCGTATTCGATTATCTTCATCCAGTGCTTTTATGAGGCCACTAACATCTTTTTCGTCCCTCATTTTTTCCAGATCTTCTATGGAAATCATGGTATTTTCTCTTATTAGCTTATTTAATTAATTATTATTTAATTTTCAATAATAAAGTTTTTCTGTTTATTTTTAAGGCCAATATTGTTTTTAAACAAATGTGTGATTTATGTCTTTATGGATATGGAAATTAATTTTTAGTAAAATACAAAGTAAATGATGATATAGATTATTGGTATTGAAATTAATTTTTGACTAAAGCATATAATTAATAAGTCCATAAACAAATTAGAAATAAGATTAAAAATAAGTTTTTTATAAATAAATATAATAAAATTAATTAGACTATAAAACATATTATAACTCTAAATCTTATTTAATGGATTAATACTCTTTTTAGTGAGTTATTAATTGATAAACTGTTGAATTGATATATATTAAAATTATTAACGGTGATTTCATGAGTGGACCATGGGTAGAAAAATATAGGCCAGGCAATCTGGATGAAATTGTAGGTCAAGAACATATTGTTGACAGGCTTAAAAGATATGTAGAAGAAAAAAGCATGCCTAATCTCATGTTTACAGGCCCGGCAGGTGTGGGAAAGACAACCACTTCACTGGCACTGGCCAAATCAGTTTTAGGAGAATACTGGAGACAGAATTTTTTAGAACTTAATGCATCTGATGCCAGGGGTATTGACACAGTAAGGACCCATATTAAACATTTCTGTCGATTAAAACCAGTGGGAGCACCTTTCAGGATAATTTTCCTGGACGAAGTGGACAATATGACTAAAGACGCTCAACACGCTCTTAGAAGAGAAATGGAGATGTACACCAAGACCGCTTCTTTTATATTGTCTTGTAACTATTCTTCTAAGATTATTGACCCTATACAGTCCCGTTGTGCTATTTTCCGCTTTGCACCGGTGAAAGGCCATCATATAATTAAACGTCTGGAATATATTGCCACCCAGGAAAATCTGGAATATGATACTCAGGCCATTGAAACCATAGTCTATTTTGCAGAAGGGGACGTGCGTAAGGCCATAAATATTTTACAATCTTCAGCTTCTATAGATGAAAAAATAACTGAAGAAAGTATCTACGATGTGGTATCCAAGGCCCGACCAAAAGACGTTCGTAAAATGCTCACCACAGCTTTAAATGGAGATTTCATGGGTGCCCGGGATACATTAAGGGAAATCATGGTTTTACAGGGAACCAGTGGTGAAGATATGGTAAATCAGATTTATCAGGACGTTTCTAGAATGGCTATGGACGATACCATTGACAAGGAAGTTTATATATACTTAATTGAAGCCATTGGAGAAACTGATTTTAGAATCAGAGAGGGAGCTAATCCACGCATACAATTAGAAGCTCTTTTGACTAAATTTTTAGCTAAATCAAAGGTTTAAACTCCGCCTTCCAATCAGTTAAAAATTTGCAATTGAAAATTGAAATAAATTTAATAATGCTCTCAAGAGGACAGATTAAATGATATGGACGGAAAAATACCGACCCCAAAGTTTTGATCAAGTTATTGGCAATGCTAAGGCCAAAAAAGAGATTAAGGAATGGGTTGATGGCTGGCATAAAGGTGAACCACAGCAATGCTTGCTTCTAGTTGGTCCGCCAGGCACAGGAAAAACCACTATGGCCCATGTAATAGCCAATGAGTTTTCAGATTCAGTGGAACTCAATGCCAGTGACAAGCGTTCCTATGATATTATAATGAACACTGTGGGTGAAGCTTCTGCCACCAGTTCACTTTATAACCAGGGATTAAAACTCATAGTCTTAGATGAAGTTGATGGAATCCATGGAAACGATGATAGGGGTGGAACTCGGGCCATTGGAAAGATTATCAAGGATGGAAAACATCCCCTTATTTTGGCGGCTAATGATTTCTATAGTAAGCGTCTTAAAACCATTAAAACCAAATGTCAGGTTATTAAGATGCAGAAAGTGCATACCAATTCTATTGCTGCTTTCTTAAAAAAGATATGTCATAAGGAAGGGGTTAAATTTGATGATGATGTCATAAAAGAACTGGCCAAACGTTCCAGTGGTGACATGAGATCAGCCATAAATGATCTGGAAGTTATGGCTCAGGGGAAGGACCAAATTACCATGGAAGATATAGCTGTGGTAGGTATAAAGGACTCTACATCTAATATTTTTGATACAGTTCGAATTGTTCTAAAAAGTAAGACCTTAAAGAAGGTAAAACAGGCCATGCATCTGGATGAAGATCCAACATTAGTAATGGAAATTATCGCTGAAAATATTCCACGGGAATATGAAAAACCCCATGAAATCCAAAAAGCTTATGAAATGATTTCCCAGGCCGATTTATACTTTGGAAGGGCTATATCTAGCCGTAATTACACTTACTGGAGATATGCTTCAGATTTGATGGGATTAGGGGTGGCATTATCCAAGGATGAAACTTATCGTAAGTTTGCCAGATACACTGGTTCATCATCATTCGCTCTGCTGGGCAGAACCCGCTCTAAGAGGGATATGCGTGATAAAGTGGCCTCAAAAATGGCAGAAAAACTTCATGTTTCTAATCAGGTGGCCATTGCTCAATTTCCTTTTATGGAGATAATGTTTACCAATGATGAAGTGGCCTATGAAATTTCCACTTATTTGGGACTGGAAGATGATGAGATAAAGCTTTTCCGTAGTAAAAAGATTCCCAAAAAAATCGCTAAAAAAGTAAATGATGAGAAGTTAGCTAATAAGAAAAAAGCTGAAGATCAGGTTCCAGATATATCTGAAGGAGGAGAATCTTCTCTCTTTTCAAGTATTTCTTCACCCACTAAAGTGGAACCTTCTTCTAAACTTTCTGATGATGTTAATCTAAAATTGAATAAAGAAGATGATGATTCAAAACCATCTAAAGAATCTGCTGCTAAATCGGGTAATTCTAAATCTAAGAAAAAAGTTTCCTCTAAAAATAAATCATCTAAACTCTCTAAATCTAAAAAAGAAACTTCATCAAAAGACTCTGATGTTGATAATGGAGATAAAAAAACTAAAGATAATGATGATGGAAAGCAGACTTCACTTTTCAATTTTTAATATTCTTTTTATTTTAATTTCGGATTTATTATTTTATTAAAATTTAAATAAATTATTTTCAATTACCTATTTTATTCTAAACTATACTATTCAATATCCTCAGTTAGAAAACGGCCTGATTTCCGTATATTTTCCCTTACCTGGGGGACTACACTCTCTAAATATGCTAGAAATTCATGGGCCAATTCATTTCCTTCATTTATAGTGCAATTTTCTAATTCCTGCCAGGAGCAAATCCATTCTAAGGGCACGTTAATTAATGGATAAATAATCTTTTTATCGCCCCATTTATTTTGAGAACTTTCTAGTTTTACTTTTTCTCCAGTAAAGATCTGGCCCAGAATATTTTCTACTTCGTGATCCAGAGTTAAGGGAAGTGCTATACTGTCAAATTCCTCATTAATATCATTTTCATTAAGATTAAATTCCTTTTCAATTATCGTAATTCCATATTTTCGAGTATATGGTTCTAAAATTACTGAAAGGGCCTTATCAGAAGGATCCAGGCTTTTGTTGATTAAAATTCTTTCTCTGGGGTTCAATGATTCTCCCAGAACTTTGGATGCACGTGCACATATTTTTTGGAAAACTGTGGATCTAATCACTTTCATTTCAGGATAATTCTTCTTAAAGAGCTCTTCTTTAGTTCTTGAAAATTTAGAAAACCGGTGATTATTTATTAAAATATTAGGAGGAACCACACTGACAAAACGGGTGTCCACACCAATTTTTTTAAAAAAGTGTAATATTTCTTTCTTTTCCACATCTATTATTGAATTTGTGTCCATTGTTACCCTATTGATTTTACTATTTTATTAATATTTTACTTATATCATAATGTTAATCAAATAAAAATTTTATAAATATGTCAAATTTACAAATAAAATGCTTGTAAAAATACTATTTAAAATATTTTACAATTAATGGTTGTATAATCTGATTAAATAAAAGACAAAATATTTCTCTTTTTAAATTAAAATTATATTTAAAGTAAATTGGTATAAATTCTTGCTAACTTATCAAATAAAATTCATTAAAATTAATCTGGGGAACTTAATATGCTTAATATTTTTGGCCGAAAAAAGGATTCAGATGAAAATATCTATGAAAATATACTGGAAATAGAATTAAAAGAACCAGTTGATTGCCTTGGTGATTTCACCTATAATTTTTACTGGCAACATCAGGGAGAAAAGATGAATCCTGATGAAAAGGTCCCTGGAAATGAGCATACATTTCGTGAAGTAGTAGAACACCTTAAAAAAGGCTATAATATTAAAATCATGGGAGATGTGGGCCATCGCTTATGTTCCAGTATGGGTGTAAACCTTCAGTACTTTGGAGGAGATGGTAAGAATATTGAAGTGGGAAATGTTATCATAGATGGAGATGTGGATTCTAGAATGGGAATTAGCATGGCCCGAGGCAGTATTTATGTTAAAGGAAAAATAAAAGAGCCGATTGGTAATTTAATCCAAGTAAAATCTGACTTAAAAGATTATAAAAAATTTAAATCAATAACTGACATGGTTACCCATGGTTTGAATGGTGAAAAACTAATTGGCGGGGAATTATCCAGAAAACGGTTTAATATTGATGATGGAATAATTCGAGATACGGTTGGGGCCCGTTTAAATATTGATGCTGAGATTATTCACCACGGTGATGTGGATCTTTCCACTGGAATTCTCATGAGAAAAGGAGTAGTTAAAGTCAATGGAAGTGCTGGGAAAAATACCGGAGCTCTTTTAAACGGAGGAACTGTGGTTATTAATGGGAATAGTGATGATTTTTCGGCTATTGAAATGAAAAAAGGAACTCTGATAATAAATGGTGATGCTGGAAAATTTATGGGCGCCCAAAAGGAAAATGGTCTTATTCTGGCTAAGAAAGGGAGACCTATTCCTCCCACGGAGCAAAAAAATCTGGAAGAATCAGATAAACAGCTTTTAATTTCTCTGGGTGTTAATCCTTCCGGGTTTCTTAAATTTGAGTAACACTTTAATTGTTTTATGTATAATATTTATTTCATTTATAGAAACTATTTATTGATTTTTTCTCATTTTTTAATTCTGTAATTTACAAAAAAACTTTTTATAGTAGAGATTGCCCTTTATTAATAATATGATTAGTATTGTGGAATATTTGAGTGATGTGGCTATACATCTCATACAGGCCCTGGGTTACTGGGGTGTTTTTATTGGAATGACACTCGAAAGTGCCTGTATTCCGCTTCCTAGTGAAATTATAATGCCTTTTGCAGGGTATGTGGCCTGGACTGGCGAGTTGACCTTAATTGGAATAACTTTGGCCGGTGCATTTGGAAACCTGGTAGGTTCATGGATTGCTTATTTCATTGGCCTAAAAGAAGGAAGGCCGTTACTGGAAAAATACGGGAAATATATTCTCATCACTCATCACAAACTGGAATTGACCGACAAGTGGTTTGAGAAATACGGCCATGAGGCAGTTTTAATTGGTAGATTGTTACCTATTGTAAGGACATTCATATCTTTACCTGCGGGTATTGCTGGAATGGACTTTAAAAAATTTACTATCTACACATTTATCGGATCTCTTCCTTGGTGTTTTGCCCTGGCATATATTGGATACAGCTTAGGCCCTAACTGGGATACTATGCGAGATATTTTCCATATGCTGGATTACGTGGTGGCCGCTGCTCTGGTGATTGTTTTCATTTATATTGTCTATAAATTGAGAAAAGAAGAATAAAATTATTTATAACTCTTTAAACTAGAAAATAATTAATTTAATAATTAAATATTATTTTTTTACAGATTCTTATCTTTTAATAACAATAAGTTGTGCGTTTTTGTACATTTTTAGTCTATTTTTGACATACTATTTTATATAATAGTTAATACTAATTTTAGTTTATGAAAGTAATAACAACTATTGAACTATTTATTAAGTTGTTGATAATTGCAACACTACAAGAGATATATTGTAAAGATCCTGATAAAAAAAAAGTTTATGATTAATTTTAGTTTAACATAAAAAGATTTAATTATTTTTTTATATTTGATTTATATTATCAATTAATTGTATGTGATTTATTTTTTCGATTAGTAATTTAGGAAATGTTTCTTGTAAAAATTTCTTGAATTGTAAGTCATTAGTTATTTCCGCTTCATCATAGAATTTTAATTTGTTTTCAGCACTTGAATAATGTCCTTCTATTGCCATATCCTTTTTTTCTACAATAAACCCAATTGAGTCCCCTGTTTTAACTTCGTTAGCATTTAGAACTAGCATAATGTCATTAGTTAATTTATATTCTTTCAGGGCATCTGCATCTTCAAGTTCAACTAATTCCGTGTCGTCTAAAATGTCTGCCCATTCAAAACTTTTTTTCATAGTATCAGTTTCCCTTTATACTAATATTTTTGTAAACTTATAGTTAATAATATTTTTTGATAATCATTCATTTTTAGGATATTATTGGAGAACTTGATATTCAAAATAAAACTTATATTTTTTCCTTAAAAAGAGTAAGAGGTATTATAAATAGTTTTTTCTTTAATTTTAAATCAATAATTATATATTAAAATTATTATCATAAATATTATTAGTGTTTAAATCAAGAGATTTGAGAAAACACATGGTATTTACGAGAATTTAATAAATTGAATCCCATTCTATTCATTAAGTCAAATAAAATTCTATTGAGGTGGTTTCTCATGAAGAAAATGATTGATGAAAATAAATTGGATTTATCTAGAGATGAATTCCAAACCTGGAATGATGATCTAGAAACTGTTAATAAATGTATAAAACAGGAAAATAATGAAGAATGTCTCTCAGCTGAACTTCAGAATTTATTAGATGAAACTAAGGCTGTAAAGAAAATTATTTCAAAATAAATAAAAATACTCAATGAATCAAATCACAAACATGGAGTTCATCCACGTTCATATTAAAGAAATAGCATTTAGATATTACAATTGCATTATTTGTAACTTCTATATTCGTATCAGATTGATTACATTGTATACAATTGGGTTCTCCTTCATTTACTTTCCTATAATTAACTTCTTCTAACTTAGGTTTATTGCTTGAGAACATATTAACACCAGTTATTAATATGAATTTATTTTAATAAAAAATTTTTGATATTAAATTAATATGGAGTAAACATTATTATATACAATTCTAATAAGTATTATCATGTTACGATATGTTGGAGACGTAGAGTTATCTGATGGCACCATAGGTATTATTTTTGCTGAAAATAATCTAGAATATCTTAATGATGAAAAAATAGAAAAAATTAAGAACTTTTCAATTGATGGGGAGAATATTGAAGTTGATATTAAGCACGATAAGAATAAAAAAATGATGTTTATTCAAATAAATGGGCCAAAAAATAAAAAAACAGAACTGAGTCATTTTAAAGATTATTATAATAATTTAAAATAAAAAATATTTATAAATAAATTATTTTCAAAGCATTAACAGCTCCTCTTCTTTCCTGGAACTGTTTTAAACAAGCATAACTAACCCATTTTTTACCTCTGCTTGAGTCTAGGATACAAACCATATTTTTAGCCATATCATATCCAATTATAGTGATATAATGGCCATAATAGTTTTTATAATCCATACATGCAATAGTTCCACCATGCAGCCCAAGGGCTAAGCCTTTATCAATATAGTTTTTGATTTGTTTTAGGCTCTCCAGGTTAACAGCTAGGAAATTGATATTTTTTCCTTTTTCTTTTGCAGCGGCAATAATCCCTGATTTGAAATTTTCAGGTGTGGACCCAGGACTACTAGCACTCATGGGTTTTGTTTTCATAAGTGTTCGCAGTCTTTCAATACTTACACTTATTCCTAGGTTAGCCAGTAACCTATTTGCAGTTACACAACCACAGGTCACCATATCGGGTTGTCCAAGGTAACTAAGATTTAAGACTTTTTGATCTACAGCTGTAGCACTAATTTTCAGTATCCCTAATTTTTTATTAGTGATGGGGCCTGCTCTACCATCAACTACTAGACCTTTGGCTTTTTGAAATGCTCTGACAGATTTATCAGTTTCATCAAGGAATTTTCCATCAATATCATATTTATAATATTTTTGATCCTTCATTGCTTTTTGTAAAATTTTAATATTCTCAGTTTCTTTACTACCTTTAAATAAGACTGTTTTTTCAGTAATTGCCATAATGTCATCTCCTTTATATTCCATTCACGTTGTAAAATATCCATCTACAAATTGAAATTAAAATAAATCCGCCACTAATATAATAAGTTAATTTTAGCCAGATTTTCAAATATTAATCACCCCCAAATAGTCAAATGAGTATGTGCAATTTTTGCACTAACTGAGTTATTGGATAAATTCGAACTACTCCAGAAAATTGAGTTGTTTCCATTTCAGAACATACTGAAAAATTAGTTATGAACTTGAACTATACTGAAATTCCGTACAGTTGAAATAAGATTAATTGGAGCAGTTATCAGAGCAGATTTTAATTAAAAGAAATTGTTTTACTAAAATGGGTATTTTTAGTTTTTAGTCATCCATCAAAAGTTAGTTTAGCCTCCGATAAAAGCTCCATTGGATGCTCGTGAAAAAGTATAAAAATTTAATAAGAATAACTCTTAGTATAATAATTAGGTGAAAAATCATGGACTCATGGAAATGCCCAAATAAAGAATGTGAATGGTCAGGTGAAGGGGAAAAAGGGAAATTCTGTCCAAAATGCGGGTCTCCTTTAAAAAACACAGAAAAAATTGAAAGTGAAATTAAAGTTAGAAATTTAATAAAAAAAGATAATTCCACTAAAAAAATGGAAAATGGACCTGCTAAAATAATTTTCAGAGAAGATCATATATTAATTAAAAGAAAAAATATGCTAAGGAAAGAATTTGATCCATTAACTATATATTATCATGATATTCATAATTTCAAGTTCATTAAGAAGACATTTACTAAACTTCCACAAATAAAATTTGAAACCTTAACAGATAATTATACGCTTGTATTCCGACACGATAAGGAAATAAAACAAAAAATAGAAGAATATTCTTTAGAATTAATTGATAATAATCAAATGACACCAGTTCAAGAAGAAAAAGTACCAAAACTATTAAAAGATTTACCTATAACTAATAATCCTCGCCTAGTTGCTGTTTTGCGTGAATCTACTCCTGGCAGATTAAAAACCACAAATAATAAAAATGATATGTGGGGAATTGCTGAATTAGGAGATGAAGAGCTTATTATTTATAAAAAATCTATGCTTCGTAAAAAGGATCGTGGAGTTAAACACCTCAGATATGATCAAATTAATAGTGTGGATTATGATACTCCTAAAACATTAGCAGCAGGAGCTATTCAATTGTATTTAAGTAGTGTTGAATATTCCCTTATGTCTCGTGATCCATCCCTTGAACCTTTTTATCATATGATTCGGGAAAAAATGGCTCAGAAATCCGCCCCTGAAACATCACATGTTGTTGTTGAATCATCGCAACCTAGTTATATTAACGAATTAAAAGAATTGGCTGAATTGAAAGATTCTGGGATTGTTACTGAGGAAGAATTTGAATTAAAGAAAAAAGAATTATTAGGATTATAATTCTTCCATTTCATTTTGAAAAGTATTGATTTGTTCTCGCCAGGAATCCCTGTCCACCATTATTTGATTATATTCTTGAGGAATAGGTTTTCCAGTTATCTGATATTCCATGGTCTTAGTGACAATATAATCAGTGTCACTAAGTTTCTTTTTTAATTCTACTATTTGATTAAATTTAATATCATAAAATTGCTTATTTTCATCAATAACTAATTCCTCTCCCTGGAAAAGATAAGGGATTGATTTATTAAATATATTATCAAAAACCTCATCTGATATTTCCACCCGGGCCTCGCCATTTATTGAATCATCAAATACTACAATGACTTGATTCTTTTCATTTAGATTAATCCCAATCTCCATTCTAACCACCTATTGCGAACCATCTGGCCCCGGTGGCCGTAGTATTGGTTCTTGTTATGTATATTTGAAATTGACTAGTTGTTCTATTAGCACAGGCGATTCCAGTTACCAGAGTTCCAGGTGCTGTTGTTTCCATGGTGACCATTACAATGGGAGCATAACTAAAAGCAATTGGAAAGCCTATGGTGACTGCTGTCGGAGTATTTGCTACCGGAGTAATTAAAACATTACCCCAGGCCATTTTTAGGCCATTGCCTAAGGAGATATATCCTGAAGCATCTGTCCAGGCATAAGTAACAGGGACAGTATCGGTTTGTTTCCATGCTGACCAACCTACTGGAGCCCAGTTCTGATAAAACCGTACATAAGAACGTCCCAGATAAGTTGTATATTTCTGGATAGGAAATTGGTCGACAATTGGAATTACTTCTAATATCCCAGCACCAGCAAGAGTATCTGGATAATGGAGGGCTGCAGTACAATTGACATTTGCATTTTGTGAATATATCCCTTTAATATTTAATGTGTTTAAATCGGTTCCAGTTGTTCCTAAATTAGTTA of Methanobacteriales archaeon HGW-Methanobacteriales-1 contains these proteins:
- a CDS encoding shikimate dehydrogenase → MITGKTNIVGLIGDPVEHSMSPPMHNAAFEYLGLDFAYVPFNVKITALGDAIKGASALRIKGLNVTIPHKTNVLEFLDVMDNPAELIGAVNTIKFDNGKIIGHNTDGMGAVRALEEVVLVKDKKVVVVGAGGAARALAFQLILSGIESITIINRTPEKALKLKNEITSKIESNVSYGNLEILEKEISKADILINTTPVGMYPHIDDTPLANASMMHSDLVVNDLVYNPMDTVLLKEAEKAGAETVSGLNMLLYQGAEAFKIWTGIDAPLDIMEKTLLNLLNYKLAKINL
- a CDS encoding PBS lyase yields the protein MISIEDLEKMRDEKDVSGLIKALDEDNRIREKAAYILGDIKSEESVDSLIACLNDDYWPIRKASALSLGRIGDKKALDPIIGLLKDSYWHVRETAALALGALGDKRAVEPIIEALKDGTLNVKCEVVDALGSLGDTKAVIPLTEILGEEDYLLRACTVTSLGKIGDNVAVKALVNSLQDDSYFVRVNAANALGTIGDEEALPYLKEALENSNGESHGFEIALKKAIDSISKKSKSN
- a CDS encoding replication factor C small subunit, coding for MSGPWVEKYRPGNLDEIVGQEHIVDRLKRYVEEKSMPNLMFTGPAGVGKTTTSLALAKSVLGEYWRQNFLELNASDARGIDTVRTHIKHFCRLKPVGAPFRIIFLDEVDNMTKDAQHALRREMEMYTKTASFILSCNYSSKIIDPIQSRCAIFRFAPVKGHHIIKRLEYIATQENLEYDTQAIETIVYFAEGDVRKAINILQSSASIDEKITEESIYDVVSKARPKDVRKMLTTALNGDFMGARDTLREIMVLQGTSGEDMVNQIYQDVSRMAMDDTIDKEVYIYLIEAIGETDFRIREGANPRIQLEALLTKFLAKSKV
- a CDS encoding AAA family ATPase — protein: MIWTEKYRPQSFDQVIGNAKAKKEIKEWVDGWHKGEPQQCLLLVGPPGTGKTTMAHVIANEFSDSVELNASDKRSYDIIMNTVGEASATSSLYNQGLKLIVLDEVDGIHGNDDRGGTRAIGKIIKDGKHPLILAANDFYSKRLKTIKTKCQVIKMQKVHTNSIAAFLKKICHKEGVKFDDDVIKELAKRSSGDMRSAINDLEVMAQGKDQITMEDIAVVGIKDSTSNIFDTVRIVLKSKTLKKVKQAMHLDEDPTLVMEIIAENIPREYEKPHEIQKAYEMISQADLYFGRAISSRNYTYWRYASDLMGLGVALSKDETYRKFARYTGSSSFALLGRTRSKRDMRDKVASKMAEKLHVSNQVAIAQFPFMEIMFTNDEVAYEISTYLGLEDDEIKLFRSKKIPKKIAKKVNDEKLANKKKAEDQVPDISEGGESSLFSSISSPTKVEPSSKLSDDVNLKLNKEDDDSKPSKESAAKSGNSKSKKKVSSKNKSSKLSKSKKETSSKDSDVDNGDKKTKDNDDGKQTSLFNF
- a CDS encoding ATPase; this encodes MDTNSIIDVEKKEILHFFKKIGVDTRFVSVVPPNILINNHRFSKFSRTKEELFKKNYPEMKVIRSTVFQKICARASKVLGESLNPRERILINKSLDPSDKALSVILEPYTRKYGITIIEKEFNLNENDINEEFDSIALPLTLDHEVENILGQIFTGEKVKLESSQNKWGDKKIIYPLINVPLEWICSWQELENCTINEGNELAHEFLAYLESVVPQVRENIRKSGRFLTEDIE
- a CDS encoding alkaline phosphatase — protein: MSIVEYLSDVAIHLIQALGYWGVFIGMTLESACIPLPSEIIMPFAGYVAWTGELTLIGITLAGAFGNLVGSWIAYFIGLKEGRPLLEKYGKYILITHHKLELTDKWFEKYGHEAVLIGRLLPIVRTFISLPAGIAGMDFKKFTIYTFIGSLPWCFALAYIGYSLGPNWDTMRDIFHMLDYVVAAALVIVFIYIVYKLRKEE